The Vibrio crassostreae genomic interval TGTTTTAACCCTGCTTAGCTTGTCTATTCTTTTGGCGTCTCCAGCCGCACTTGCTAAACGTATGGGCCCTAGCACTGTCACTGTTGTTACTGAGCAAGTTGATATCCACCAAGTTAGTCAATCTCTTTCTTTGGTCGGTAAGTTAGAAGCTGAGCAATCTGTCATGATTACTTCTGAAGTGGCTGGCAGAGTGGACTCTATCAACATCAAGGCCAATCAAGATGTCACCAAAGGGCAGATGTTGGTCCAGCTCGACGATGATAAAGCGAAAGCGGCGGTTGCAGAGGCGCAAGCGTATTTAAAAGACGAGAAACGTAAGCTAGCGGAATTCCAACGACTAGTGAAACGCAACGCGATCACGCAAACTGAAATTGACGCTCAGAAAACTAATGTAGAGATCGCCAATGCTCGCCTAGCTGCTGCGAATGCTAGTCTTAAAGACTTACACATTAGCGCGCCTTTTTCTGGCACGGTCGGCTTTATCGACTTTAGCCGCGGTAAAATGGTGACAGCAGGTACTGAACTAGTGACCTTAGATGACCTTTCAGTAATGCAGTTAGACCTCCAGATCCCTGAGCGTTATCTTTCCAAGCTATCTAAAGGCATGAAAGTGACGGCTCGCACCAGTGCATGGGGAGATACTCAGTTCACTGGCACTGTAGTGGGCATTGATTCTCGTATTAACGCTGAAACCTTGAACCTTCGAGTTCGAATTCACTTCGACAACAATAATGATTACTTAAAGCCGGGCATGTTAGTGGCAGCTGATATGGACTTTCCACCGGTGGAAGCACCCATTATTCCAGTTCAAGCACTTGAATACTCAGGTACTAAACGTTTTGTTTATGTCATTGGCGAAGATAACAAGGCGACACGAACCGAAGTGTTCCTTGGTGCTCGTATCGACAACGAAGTCGTGATCGACAAAGGCATCGACATTGGTCAGAAAATTGTAGTGCAGGGCATAGTGAATATGCGTGATGGTGTTTTGGTTCAAGAGCTTGCCGTCAATCGCCCAGCTGATGCAGCAAGTGAAAAAAAAGCACAAGAAGGCGCTAACTAATGTTGTTATCTGATGTTTCTGTAAAGAGACCAGTAGCGGCTGTCGTATTGAGCCTACTATTGGTTGTGTTTGGTATTGTCTCTTTCAATAAGCTTGCGGTTCGTGAGATGCCAGATATTGAAAGCCCGGTGGTATCGATCAGTACTCGTTATGAGGGGGCGTCTGCCACCATCATTGAAAGCCAAATAACCTCCAACCTCGAAGATCAGTTATCCGGCATCAGTGGTATCGACGAGATCGAGTCCACTACCCGTAACGGTATGTCGCGTATCACGATTACTTTTGAGCTTGGTTACGATCTCAATACCGGTGTGAGTGATGTTCGTGATGCGGTAGCTCGTGCGCAGCGTTCATTGCCCGATGAAGCCGATGACCCGATTGTTTATAAGAACAACGGCAGTGGTGAAGCCTCGGTCTACATCAACTTAAGCTCGACGGAGATGGACCGAACGCAGTTAACCGACTATACAGAACGTGTGTTGATTGACCGCTTTAGTTTGATCTCAGGCGTGAGCTCGGTGGATATCTCCGGTGGCTTGTACAAAGTAATGTACGTGAAGCTGAAACCTGCTCAGATGGCTGGTCGCGGTGTTACTACCTCGGACATCACTTCTGCGTTGAACAGTGAGAACATTGAAAGCCCAGGTGGTGAAGTACGTAACGATGCAATTGTGATGTCGGTTCGTACCGCTCGTTCTTACACTGAAGCGGAAGATTTCGAATACTTAGTGGTAAAACGCGCTTCTGATAACACACCTATCTACTTAAAAGACGTAGCGGATGTTTACATTGGCGCAGAAAACGAGAACTCGACCTTTAAGAGTGACGGCGTTGTTAACGTAAGTATGGGTATTGTGCCTCAGTCAGATGCGAACCCACTGGAGGTGGCTGACTTAGTCCATAAAGAAGTCGAAGCAATTCAAAAGTTCTTGCCAGATGGTACTCGTTTGGCTGTCGACTACGACTCAACTGTGTTTATCGACCGTTCAATCTCAGAAGTTTACAGCACGCTCTTTATCACGGGTGGCTTGGTTATCCTTGTGCTTTACATCTTTATTGGTCAAGCTCGTGCAACGCTTATTCCTGCGGTGACCGTACCTGTATCTCTGATCTCGTCGTTTATTGCGGCTTACTACTTCGGTTTCTCTATTAACCTGATTACTCTGATGGCACTTATCTTGTCGATTGGTTTGGTGGTAGATGACGCGATTGTGGTAGTAGAGAACATTTTCCACCACATTGAACGTGGTGAGTCACCACTGCTTGCTGCCTATAAAGGTACTCGTGAAGTAGGCTTCGCGGTAATCGCAACGACGCTTGTATTGGTGATGGTATTCCTACCAATCTCTTTCATGGATGGCATGGTTGGACTGTTGTTTACCGAGTTCTCTGTATTGCTCGCTATGTCGGTGATCTTCTCGTCGCTAGTTGCATTAACGTTAACGCCAGTATTAGGCAGTAAAATCCTAAAAGCGAACGTTAAACCAAACCGTTTTAATCTGTTTGTCGAGCGCGTATTTGGCAAGCTTGAGTCTGGATATCGCTCGGTATTGCGCCGTGCTCTAAATTGGCGTTGGGCAGCTCCAATTATCATTATCGCGTGTATGGGCGGTAGTTATGGCTTGATGCAACAAGTGCCGTCGCAACTGACGCCGCAAGAAGACCGTGGTGTTATCTTTGCGTTTGTTCGTGGTGCCGATGCAACCAGTTACAACCGTATGTCTGCCAACATGGACATCGTTGAAGAGCGTCTAATGCCATTGCTTGGTCAAGGTTTCTTGAAGTCATTCAGCATTCAATCACCAGCATTTGGTGGCAATGCCGGCGACCAAACGGGCTTCGTTATCATGATCCTCGAAGATTGGGACGAGCGTGACGTGACCGCGCAAGAAGCACTTAATGAAGTTCGTAAGTCACTAGCTGGTATTCCAGATGTGCGCGTATTCCCTTTCATGCCGGGCTTTAAAGGTGGTTCAAGTGAGCCAGTACAGTTCGTACTTGGCGGTTCTGATTACACTGAACTTCAAAAGTGGGCAGAGCTCTTAAAGCAAGCCGCTGAAGACTCTCCAATGATGGAAGGTGCGGACATCGATTACTCTGAGAAAACACCAGAACTATTGGTAACTGTAGACAAACAGCGTGCAGCAGAGCTAGGTGTTAGCGTTTCAGACATCTCAGATACCTTAGAAATCATGCTTGGCGGACGCAGTGAAACCACCTTCGTTGACCGTGGTGAAGAGTACGATGTTTACCTGCGTGGTGATGAGAACAGCTTCAACAACGCCAACGATTTAAGCCAAATCTACATGCGAACTCAGTCAGGCGAGCTAGTAACGCTTGATACACTGACACACATTGAAGAAGTGGCATCATCGATTCGTTTGTCGCACTACAACAAGCAAAAGTCGGTGACCATCAAAGCTAACCTAATGGAAGGTTACACACTGGGTGATGCTCTGGATTTCCTTGATGAGCAAGCGATTGAACAGCTACCGGGTGACATCTCTGTGAGCTACTCAGGTGAGTCTAAAGACTTCAAAGAGAACCAATCAAGCATCTTAGTGGTGTTTGCGTTAGCGATGTTAGTTGCGTACTTGGTACTTGCAGCGCAGTTTGAGAGCTTCATTAACCCGCTGGTGGTGATGTTCACCGTACCTATGGGCATCTTTGGTGGCTTCTTAGGTCTGGTGCTGATGAGTCAAGGCCTCAATGTCTACAGCCAGATTGGTATGATCATGTTGATCGGTATGGTAACCAAAAACGGTATCTTGATCGTTGAGTTTGCTAACCAACTTCGTGACCGTGGTATTGAGTTTGAAAAGGCGATCATTGATGCTTCGGCTCGACGCTTACGTCCAATCATGATGACGGCGTTTACCACACTAGCAGGTGCTATTCCATTGATTACTTCAACGGGCGCAGGCTATGAAAGCCGAGTCGCTGTGGGTACGGTTATCTTCTTCGGTATGGGCTTTGCGACACTGGTCACTCTGTTCGTAATCCCTGCGATGTACCGACTGATTTCTGGCTCAACACGCTCTCCGGGTCACGTCGAAGCGGTGCTCAATAAAGAGCTTAGCCATGACAACGTGGGAAGAACCAGTCACGGTTAATGAACACGGAATAGTGTAACAATATTGAAAAGCCTGCGTTTGCTCCTAGCGAATTGCAGGCTTTTTTTGTATAACAAACAGAGCTCAACGAATTAATACAATAAATCGAATAAAGGAAAGTAAAGTGGCTGAATTTAAATACAAAGATCTTTCTCAAGAAGAACAAGACAAGCTTGATGCAGCAACCTTTCGTCGCCTGCTAGCACACTTGGATGATAACAAAGATGTGCAGAACATCGACTTGATGATCTTGGCGGGTTTCTGCCGTAACTGTTTCAGCAAGTGGTACAAAGCAGAAGCTGAGCAACAAGGCCTAGACTTGGATATCGATGACGCTCGTGAGCGCATATATGGCATGACTTACGATGAGTGGAAACAAAACCATCAACCAAAAGCGACGCCTGAACAACTAGCGGCATTTGAAGCGAAGCAGAAACCAGAGTAATTTGTTGTCGTTAGTGATTGATTAACAGAACAAAAAAAGAGCCCATTAACGGCTCTTTTTAATTTTGGTGTCGGTGCTTACCCTGTGGTTAAGCCAACTCACCTGTTTGCGAGAAAGCTTCCAACTTCGCTGCGTAAGGCTGTAGGTCACCGATATTCAGATTTATCCACTCGTCATTGAAGTAAGTGTCTAGGTAACGTTCACCGCTGTCACATAGCAAAGTCACGATAGAACCTTTCTCGCCACGCGCTTTCATTTCACTGGCTAGCTGAAGCACACCGTACATGTTAGTACCGGTTGATGCGCCAACCTTGCGACCAAGAATGTCAGATAACCAATGCGTAGTTGCGATGCTTGCTGCGTCTGGGATTTTACGCATTTCGTCAACCACACCAGGAATGAAGCTTGGCTCTGCTCGTGGGCGACCAATGCCTTCAATTTTGCTGAATGTGTTGCCTTTCACGTTCGGATTGCCTGTTTGGAAGTATTCGTGGAATACCGAGTTTTCAGGGTCAACAACACATAGCTTGGTTTCATGTTGTTGGTAGCGAATGAAACGGCCGATAGTTGCTGAAGTACCACCAGTGCCTGGGCTCATTACTACCCAAGTTGGAACAGGGTGATCTTCCATCTGCATTTGATTGAAAATCGAGTTCGCGATGTTGTTGTTACCACGCCAGTCGGTTGCGCGCTCAGCGTAAGTAAATTGGTCCATGTAGTGGCCATTCAGTTCTTCAGCTAAACGACGAGACTCATCGTAAATCTCATCTGAGCGATCAACAAGGTGCGCTTGGCCGCCGTAGAATTCAATCTGCTCAATTTTTTTCTTCGCTGTGCACTTAGGCATTACCGCAATAAACGGAAGACCAAGCAGGCGAGCAAAGTACGCCTCAGACACAGCCGTGCTGCCAGATGAAGATTCAATGATCGTTGTTTCTGGGCCAACCCAACCGTTACAAATCGCGTATAAGAACAGAGAACGCGCCAAACGGTGCTTCAAAGAGCCTGTTGGGTGTGTGCTTTCATCTTTAAGGTAGATATCAATGCCTTCGATACTTGGAAGGTCTAACTTGATAAGGTGCGTATCCGCTGAGCGTTGGTAGTCCGCTTCAATTTTACGAATCGCGTTGTTAATCCATTGATGGTCAGTGCACATAAGCGTTCTCCTGATCTTGTGTAGGAATTTCTTGTAATTGGTATGGTTATAATTTAACTAGAATTCGAGAGAAAAACTTTGCCATATTTGCTTTGTTTTGACTAAAATGTAGAAAATTATTCTATTTAAATGCGATTTGGTGAAAGTGTGATAGATGCCGTAGATAAAAAGATATTAAGTTTGCTGCAAGAAGACAGCACGCTGTCATTGAACGATATTTCAGAGGCAGTCAACCTAACAACCACGCCCTGTTGGAAAAGACTGAAGCGTCTTGAAGAGAACGGTATTATTGAAAAAAGAGTGGCGTTGCTGAACCCTGAGAAGCTTGATCTTGCTTTTACCGCGTTCGTATTGGTGAAAACAAGCAACCATTCTCATGAGTGGTATGGCCGCTTTGTGAATACTGTGTCGGACTTTCCAGAAGTGATGGAGTTCTATCGAATGGCTGGCGAGTATGATTATATGATGAAGGTTCAGGTTAAAGACATGAAGTGCTTTGATGATTTCTACAAGCGCTTGGTGAATAGTATTGATGGTATATCTAATGTGACCTCGACATTTGCGATGGAACCATTGAAGTACACGACAGCATTGCCGCTTTAAGCTAAATCTAGCGTTACGCTAACTATTTCTCAGTTTAGATATTGCCTCAGCGATAAAGAAAAGGATTATTCATGTTTGCAAAAGTTTCGACTGCTATCCAATTGGTGCTGGCCGTTGCCGTTTTTTACTTGGGTTACACCATCTACTCCTTTACCAATAAAGTCGGTGAAATCGTTGATACTTATCCGCAGGTTATTGAGGATTTATCGGTATTGACTAAAGGTCTTAAAGTTGAAGAGTGGCTAGAGTTTGCATCTCATGTCGACGAGCTAGCCCCTAGAGTTTTAGATACTGTCGAAGACGTGAGAAAGACGATCGATGACGTGAATCAAACCGTAGCGTCGGTCGACAACAAAATCCCTGCGATATTAGATGAAGTTAAAAATGTTCGAACGGAAGTTGAACAGGTAAGAACTGATGTTATTCCACCAACATTAATTGAGTTAAAACGATATCGCGTAGACGTAATGCCACCAATGCTCGCTGAAAGTAAGTCTTACCGCGAACAGACTATTCCTGTCATCGTCACTGAGTCTGAAATGCTACGAGCGGAAGTCCCTGGTATTTTGGCACAAGCTAATTTGTTAGCTGATAAGAGTAAAGAGCTCGCTCAGGGAGCCGCAGAGGGCGCGGTGAAAGGCGTAGTGTTATCGCCATTTAATTTACTTAGAGACGCTGGCGATGGCATCAAAACACGAGTGCAAGGTGAATTCGAGCCTACGCCAGAAGCTGAGTAGAGTTTATGGATTCGAAGTAACGACTTTTCGTTAATATTAAAAATAGAGGCTAGGTACTAAACCTAGCCTCTATTTTTTTGTGCGTATTTTGGGCTTGTAAGAAGCGTTTATCCGTTACTTAGTAAAACGCATCACACCTTCTTGTACTGCCGTCGCTACGAGCTCACCTTTTTGGTTAAAGATCTCGCCGCGCACTAAGCCACGAGTGTTCGCCGCCGTTGGGCTTTCAATCGCATAAAGTAACCATTCGTCCATCTTGAACGGGCGGTGGAACCAGATTGAGTGGTCAATCGTCGCCACTTGGAAATTTGGTGTCATGATAGAGACTTCATGAGGATGAAGCGCCGTAACTAAGAACCCCCAATCCGATGCGTAAGCAAGTAGGTATTGATGAATTAATTGGTTGTCTGGCATCGCGCCATTTGCTCTTACCCAAAGGTACTGTTTCGCTTCCGTCTTCTTCGGGTTGAGTGGATTCACAACCGTCACCGGGCGCATCTCAATCGGCTTTTCGCCACAAAAGGTTTTGCGCAGTTTCTCTGGTAAGAATTCTGCAATGTGGCTCGCTAATTCAGTTTCTGAAGCAAAGTTCTCTGGTCCAGGAATATCAGGCATTGCAATCTGGTGCTCAAAACCTGGCGCATCGCCATGATAAGAAGCGGTGAGATAGAAAATAGGGCGGCCATTTTGAATCGCTTTCACACGGCGCGTGCTAAAGCTGCGTCCATCTCTTAGGTTCTCAACATCGTAAATGATTGGCTTTTCAGGATCACCGGGAAATAGAAAATAACTGTGGAAAGAGTGAACACTACGGTCGTCTTGAACGGTATAACGAGCAGCAGAAAGCGCTTGTCCCAATACTTGACCGCCATATACCTGTGGTAGGCCTAAGTTCTCACTTTGCCCGCGGAACAGACCTTCTTCTAGTTTCTCTAACTGAAGTAAATTGAGTAATTCTTTTAAAGGTTGACTCATCGCCAGCATGCCTCTTGGTAAAATAGGTGTCAGATTATGGTGTTAATCATTTAGCTTAGTCAGATATCTGTCAATAAATCATAGGGTTTCGAGACAGAATATGAAAGCTCTCTTATAATTGCTGAGTAGATTTGCCGAGTCCGGCAAACATGTTGAGAGAAATTGAATATGAAAAAGGCTCTAATTCTTATTACGTCTTTAGTATCGTTTGGCCTACTTGTTGGTTGCCAAGCAACATCAGAAACGAATGCTTCTCAAGAAGTGGTTGCAGAGAACACTCAAGTGATTTCAGGAACAGTTAGCTACCGTGAAAGAATTGCATTGCCAGAGAATGCAGTAGTTACCGTTACGCTAGAAGATATCTCACTGGCTGACGCACCATCGACGGTTATCGCAACTCAAGAGTTCACTACTGATGGTAAGCAAGTACCGTTCGCATTCGAACTGAGCTACGACAACAACAAGATTAAAGCTAACCACCGCTACAACATGCGTGCGTCGATTCATGTCGATGGCAAACTGCGTTTCACAACTGACACGATTAAGTCAGTGATTACAGACGTAGAAAACACGCAACAAGCAGACCTACGCTTGGTTGGTGTTCGTTAATTAGAAATAGATGCCATTGTTAAGGCATCTTAATTAACGTCTTTCGATAAATGGCAGCTCTAGGGCTGCCATTTATATATTCTTAGTTTGATCTTTCCGGCATCACTCACTTCAACCCCTTCTTTAACCAAATGCCGCTTTTGTCGGTCGAATGAATCGCCCTTTAAAGAGATCTCTCCCTTGCTGTTTATCACTCGATACCAAGGCAGTTTGCTACCTTCTGGTAGGTTACCCAGCGCTTTACCAACATGGCGCGCATAGCCCGGAAATCCTGAAAAACGTGCTATGTCTCCATAAGTTGTTACTTTTCCATATGGAATTTGGTGAATCACAGCAAAGATTTGGCTCAAAAATTGGTCCATACTAAATGTTCCTAGTTCATAAATACCAATCACAGTAAGTAAGTGTTCAAAAATAGCGCAGGGAAAAAGCTTGAGAGCAAGGCAGATTTTTTTGATAAGTAGTTATTCTCCAATCAAAAAATCTAACGAGGTTATCGAGTTTTTTAACAAGCTAGGGTGACCAGTTAATTACTACGATTGGTATGGTACCACGGATCGGTAGAAGGAGAGGGCTATGGTATTTTCAACGTTTCAGTTCTTGATCACCACATTATTAGCGGTTGTTTGCGCGAGAGCAATCAGTTTAAGTGAGGGAGATATCCCGGTGCTTGCAATGGTAATTCCTGCCTTATGGATTTTACCGCAGGGGGGCATAGCTGGATTAGCTTTGCTTGTTTCCATGACTACTTATGGTCTAACCCTTCCTTTGCAGCCCATCACGCTGTCTGTCAGTGCGTGGGTACTATTCCCGCTATTGATGGTGGTCTTCTCAAGACGCAGTAGTTTGTCGGTCGTGATTATTTCTGGCTTGATCGTGACTACGTTGCAGGTCGGAATCATGGTCACGCAATCAGCAGGCAAGCTTGAAGGCGTCCCGTGGGTTACCACACTTCAAACCTTATCTATCATCGTAATTTGGTGGGCGGCAAATCACCTTAAGCCAGCCAGCCGACACAGCTGGTGGTCATTAGGCTTAATACTTCCATTATGGATAGCCGATTTACCTTATGCTGCTTTGGTGGCCTTGTGTATAACGGGCATCATGGCATCAATGGAAACGCTGACGCGCTTGAAAACGTTCCGCTGGAATAAACTATTATGTTGGACACTGCCAACGGTCGGTTTTGCGGCTCTGGTAATTACTCCAAGTATCGAAGTTCCAAGCCCTGTCTTTGTGGTGTGGTTGTGTCTATTAGGCACCGCGTGGATGACTGACTACATCATTCGTACAGAAGATAATGAAGACATCGATGTCTAGTACTTCAGCAATCCAAACTTTCCAAATGCAGGTAAATGGTGAATTTACCTGCGATTTTCTAGTGGTTTGAATAAAGGATAAGCACTTAGACCGTAATTGTTCAAAAATAGGGTGGAAGGGCTTGCAATGGTTGCTGTGATGCTTAATAATCCAATCACTCTTTGAGGCAAGCCTCTTAGAAAACGAATCTATGGGGGCCTGGTCCTCCCGCAACAATAGCTCGTGAACTCGGTCAGGCCTGGAAGGGAGCAGCCGCAGCGAGTGACTTGTGTGCCGGGATGTGGCTGGGTTCCCACCCCTTAATGAAGCCTGCAATATATGTTCGCATAAATTGCAGGCTTCTTTTCTTATTTGCACCCTAAGTCTTCATGGTCTATTTTTTGTTGTAGGTTTACAACAAAAGTGCTTTTGCTATGTACGACCAAACCAAAAAATCATCAGCTGTTCACAACATTTGTAAATTCATGAGTTTGAAAAATGACTCAGTTGTTCGAACAATGTCCATGCTTGAGTATGATTTTTGTTTTCATGCTGAATACAATCCTCAAATAGTTAGATATGAATCTCAGCCACATGGGTTTGAGTACTACTTCAATGGGCGCTACTGCCGCTACACACCAGACTTTCAGCTTTTCGATAGCATAGATACG includes:
- a CDS encoding MGMT family protein, with translation MDQFLSQIFAVIHQIPYGKVTTYGDIARFSGFPGYARHVGKALGNLPEGSKLPWYRVINSKGEISLKGDSFDRQKRHLVKEGVEVSDAGKIKLRIYKWQP
- the vexH gene encoding vibriobactin export RND transporter permease subunit VexH; its protein translation is MLLSDVSVKRPVAAVVLSLLLVVFGIVSFNKLAVREMPDIESPVVSISTRYEGASATIIESQITSNLEDQLSGISGIDEIESTTRNGMSRITITFELGYDLNTGVSDVRDAVARAQRSLPDEADDPIVYKNNGSGEASVYINLSSTEMDRTQLTDYTERVLIDRFSLISGVSSVDISGGLYKVMYVKLKPAQMAGRGVTTSDITSALNSENIESPGGEVRNDAIVMSVRTARSYTEAEDFEYLVVKRASDNTPIYLKDVADVYIGAENENSTFKSDGVVNVSMGIVPQSDANPLEVADLVHKEVEAIQKFLPDGTRLAVDYDSTVFIDRSISEVYSTLFITGGLVILVLYIFIGQARATLIPAVTVPVSLISSFIAAYYFGFSINLITLMALILSIGLVVDDAIVVVENIFHHIERGESPLLAAYKGTREVGFAVIATTLVLVMVFLPISFMDGMVGLLFTEFSVLLAMSVIFSSLVALTLTPVLGSKILKANVKPNRFNLFVERVFGKLESGYRSVLRRALNWRWAAPIIIIACMGGSYGLMQQVPSQLTPQEDRGVIFAFVRGADATSYNRMSANMDIVEERLMPLLGQGFLKSFSIQSPAFGGNAGDQTGFVIMILEDWDERDVTAQEALNEVRKSLAGIPDVRVFPFMPGFKGGSSEPVQFVLGGSDYTELQKWAELLKQAAEDSPMMEGADIDYSEKTPELLVTVDKQRAAELGVSVSDISDTLEIMLGGRSETTFVDRGEEYDVYLRGDENSFNNANDLSQIYMRTQSGELVTLDTLTHIEEVASSIRLSHYNKQKSVTIKANLMEGYTLGDALDFLDEQAIEQLPGDISVSYSGESKDFKENQSSILVVFALAMLVAYLVLAAQFESFINPLVVMFTVPMGIFGGFLGLVLMSQGLNVYSQIGMIMLIGMVTKNGILIVEFANQLRDRGIEFEKAIIDASARRLRPIMMTAFTTLAGAIPLITSTGAGYESRVAVGTVIFFGMGFATLVTLFVIPAMYRLISGSTRSPGHVEAVLNKELSHDNVGRTSHG
- the tesB gene encoding acyl-CoA thioesterase II produces the protein MSQPLKELLNLLQLEKLEEGLFRGQSENLGLPQVYGGQVLGQALSAARYTVQDDRSVHSFHSYFLFPGDPEKPIIYDVENLRDGRSFSTRRVKAIQNGRPIFYLTASYHGDAPGFEHQIAMPDIPGPENFASETELASHIAEFLPEKLRKTFCGEKPIEMRPVTVVNPLNPKKTEAKQYLWVRANGAMPDNQLIHQYLLAYASDWGFLVTALHPHEVSIMTPNFQVATIDHSIWFHRPFKMDEWLLYAIESPTAANTRGLVRGEIFNQKGELVATAVQEGVMRFTK
- a CDS encoding VP0952 family biofilm-associated protein is translated as MVFSTFQFLITTLLAVVCARAISLSEGDIPVLAMVIPALWILPQGGIAGLALLVSMTTYGLTLPLQPITLSVSAWVLFPLLMVVFSRRSSLSVVIISGLIVTTLQVGIMVTQSAGKLEGVPWVTTLQTLSIIVIWWAANHLKPASRHSWWSLGLILPLWIADLPYAALVALCITGIMASMETLTRLKTFRWNKLLCWTLPTVGFAALVITPSIEVPSPVFVVWLCLLGTAWMTDYIIRTEDNEDIDV
- a CDS encoding Lrp/AsnC family transcriptional regulator encodes the protein MRFGESVIDAVDKKILSLLQEDSTLSLNDISEAVNLTTTPCWKRLKRLEENGIIEKRVALLNPEKLDLAFTAFVLVKTSNHSHEWYGRFVNTVSDFPEVMEFYRMAGEYDYMMKVQVKDMKCFDDFYKRLVNSIDGISNVTSTFAMEPLKYTTALPL
- a CDS encoding DUF1244 domain-containing protein, whose protein sequence is MAEFKYKDLSQEEQDKLDAATFRRLLAHLDDNKDVQNIDLMILAGFCRNCFSKWYKAEAEQQGLDLDIDDARERIYGMTYDEWKQNHQPKATPEQLAAFEAKQKPE
- a CDS encoding PLP-dependent cysteine synthase family protein, which produces MCTDHQWINNAIRKIEADYQRSADTHLIKLDLPSIEGIDIYLKDESTHPTGSLKHRLARSLFLYAICNGWVGPETTIIESSSGSTAVSEAYFARLLGLPFIAVMPKCTAKKKIEQIEFYGGQAHLVDRSDEIYDESRRLAEELNGHYMDQFTYAERATDWRGNNNIANSIFNQMQMEDHPVPTWVVMSPGTGGTSATIGRFIRYQQHETKLCVVDPENSVFHEYFQTGNPNVKGNTFSKIEGIGRPRAEPSFIPGVVDEMRKIPDAASIATTHWLSDILGRKVGASTGTNMYGVLQLASEMKARGEKGSIVTLLCDSGERYLDTYFNDEWINLNIGDLQPYAAKLEAFSQTGELA
- a CDS encoding YbaY family lipoprotein → MKKALILITSLVSFGLLVGCQATSETNASQEVVAENTQVISGTVSYRERIALPENAVVTVTLEDISLADAPSTVIATQEFTTDGKQVPFAFELSYDNNKIKANHRYNMRASIHVDGKLRFTTDTIKSVITDVENTQQADLRLVGVR
- a CDS encoding efflux RND transporter periplasmic adaptor subunit, whose protein sequence is MKHKSVLTLLSLSILLASPAALAKRMGPSTVTVVTEQVDIHQVSQSLSLVGKLEAEQSVMITSEVAGRVDSINIKANQDVTKGQMLVQLDDDKAKAAVAEAQAYLKDEKRKLAEFQRLVKRNAITQTEIDAQKTNVEIANARLAAANASLKDLHISAPFSGTVGFIDFSRGKMVTAGTELVTLDDLSVMQLDLQIPERYLSKLSKGMKVTARTSAWGDTQFTGTVVGIDSRINAETLNLRVRIHFDNNNDYLKPGMLVAADMDFPPVEAPIIPVQALEYSGTKRFVYVIGEDNKATRTEVFLGARIDNEVVIDKGIDIGQKIVVQGIVNMRDGVLVQELAVNRPADAASEKKAQEGAN